ttgaaccgtttcggtacggggggttcggttcggttcggaggtgtaccgaacgagtttccacacgaacatattaagctaagctaaagtcttaacaagctgctccgcttccttctgcctgtctctgtcagtacaaagcacccagcattgtcccacccacacaaccatctgattggttacgtacagagcggtaacagccaatcagcagtgcgtatttagagcggtaacagccaatcagcagtgcatattcagagcgcatgtagtcagtgcttagcgtttagtaggtaagcatcaggcagcggactctccccaaattataataaacacctcccagtcaactactagtaacatcactatgagcccgttgaccttctagaaatataaactgcagctcagctcgctcgcagtcctggcttgaggtgaaggctaattcgcttttagcgtaacgttagctcattttgcggtgtgtgtgtgtgtgcgtgcgtgtgttaccgacagcaaagccctgtctgtctgttattttactttacctttttctgtgttgattgagctgtgttgaagcagcaaaaaaggaaattatgttaaatgaagagtttctgtctctgatagttgatataataatgtaactgcatcattaagcttacatgaactccatggtgttcagggatgaatagtctctcctattgctattgtactattttttcagctatagttacattaatcattagtaatagagcagcctagttttgaatggcagggtccctgctaacACATGTTCATACaagtataacatttacataataacaactacaggcttcccaaatgccgtaataaattaagcatgatgagttgacttgaaactgttaaatgttgcactttttatatgtagaagaaaagttttgtcattttatttaatctgagcaacaacttgaggcagtttaatgttgattaacgtgggcagaattattatagtgttcccaatgttaaaaggataaagccattgtttacaaatttggtatataaataaccaaaacatttatattttgttgttttcttactgtaccgaaaattaaccgaaccgtgacctctaaaccgaggtacttccctaactgaaatttttgtgtaacgttacacccctaatatatatatatatatatatatatatatatatatatatatatatatatatatatatatatatatatatatatatatatatatatatatgttattccCAAACATTTAGCggaatttaataaaataatttgaATCTAAATCAGGTCCAGTTTAAGACACAACAAAAAAGGAAGTCTTCTTTTTGTCGCCAGCTGCATTGAGTGTGTTTGAGAACACACTTGATTGTTTTAATCACATGTCAGGCCACTTTGTTTCGCCTAATCCTTGCTAAACACACTAATGTGATATTTAGCACGTACACTGAAAAACAAGCCATTTACCTTAATTTCCGCCTCCAGTTCCCGAAGAAAGTTGTAGAATTTCTGCAAATGTCCGTATGTTGCCACCTGTTACACGGCGCGTGGGTGTGGGTGCGTGCGCGTGGTTTCATGGCGTGGCCCCACCCAATATTTGCCTAGGTAGGTCGGTTTCACTCTTGTCGGTTGGGATTCCAACCACTAAGTCTGGACAGTAGTCAGTCACACCAGTAAAGTTGCTCACTTCAACTTTAATATCAAATCTCGCTTACTTCCTGCGCAGTGTGTCTCCTTCTAAACATTCCCCCCTGCAACATGTGTAAACATGCTGGAGTATTAACATATTGTAACAAATTCTACCAGCACTCTTCCTCCTGAGAGACAATCTCCAGGGAGAAGTTTGCCCCATTTATCACAAACCTATTAAAAAAAGACTATGCTTATTTTTTACTATACAATCTTAATCATTGCCTTTATCTAAATAATAAGTTATATATACCACTAATGTATTTGTAGGGGAATGGTCAAAAGTGCTAGTGCAACACAATACAACATTAATTTAAAGCCCccccccccgaaagggacaagcggtagaaaatggatggatggatggatggaatatgttgaaggttgtGAGCAGTATAGAACCCAATCTCATTGGACACTCGgcgaaaaaaatagaaaattgcCGTAAATTGCTTGCGTGTGTTGTGGAAAATACAGGAATACAAGTACGCCCCCTAGAGGATGTAAGCGAGTAGATgatatacaccaggggtcaccaacctttttgaaaccaagagctacttcttgacaactgattaatgcgaagggctaccagtttgatacacacttaaataaattgccagaaatagccaatttgctcaattacctttaactctatgttattattaataattaattatatttatcttcgtggaaacactgatcatcttaatgatttctcacaataaatatatatagaaacagataaatatcaatatgcaacactttatctttatattttctctactatcccattttaactagctaaccactaacattttttaacaaatcatgaattactttgcaccctgtttgtacaaataataactcatgtaaaatacaaaagtcaactctcaaatttttaaataaatcatgtcacactttgaactggacaccaaatatgttatctgtttctttgtcagttagtgggaagcctggcattgcatgctgttaactagtgtgttgtactctggtgtgtaacttgacactgcaactctgagtgagtcttgcagatgtgcatcagtgaggcgtgttctgtgtttgttcttgatgaagttcatgtcagaaaaggctgattcacaaagataagttgaaccaaacaggtttgcaaccttcatagctgctgtgcatacaccactgtacttttctctgtcaacaaggcaccaaaagtttggtgcagcctggtgggctttgaggtggaggtcattttgcagtgttacaatttctatctccacctgttcagcatccaggctgaatgttgcacttaactgctccgcaatgcatgatatgtccacattcatgaaaggattagaaatgaacgacacacatggctcaagctgatccaggtcacaaaacctgttctcaaactcctgcccaactctgtttatgacctgagagtacttttctgcaactttgtcaaaagcctcagatgcaGAAGCATTGTCTTTCAGCACCATCTGCACAGAGGGAGAGTGCATcactttttttctctgtaaatgccagttcactggtaagtgctgctatttgagctatttttagaacaggccagcgggcgactcatctggtccttacgggctacctggtgcccacgggcaccgcgttggtgacccctgatatacaccaATGCAGGGTTatcatagtccatccatccattttctaccacttgtccccctCCTATATATTACTGAGTGTTGGTTTTTTATCAGGTATATGGACGGAGAAgaacaaaatatttgtttcttttAAAATCTATGATTGATTTAAATTGATTTGTAAATTAATTGAAAAAGGTCAGTTGTAGTAGATGCTCAGAAagtgtgcacaatacaatattcaAAAAGGAAATGATTGGCACAGCAGATTTAGAACACCTGACATATAATTTACCTGGGAAAAACATACAACACCTAAAAACAAGTAAATAACAGTTTATATAGCAACATATATTCACATAGAAACAGCAACATATATTAACAAAAATATCACTCGTAAACTGTTGATTGATAAAAATGCGTATGCTGGAAAGTATAAGTCATAAAGGGCCTTgtgagcaaaacacttaaaattaattaaatgtcCAAGACAATGCATAAATTACCTATATAAAAAATTATTCGAAATGATTGTAAACCACATTAGAACACACAGCTACGGTGTTCAGTTTTCAGACTGCATGCTCATAACCTATAATTTATACGGTCACCTAATTAACGCATACATTTAAAAAGCTATACTAAAAATACTACAATATTGTATTGTTAAACTACCTATTTTATatcatgtatccatccatccatccatccattattctaccacttgtcccttttaggggtcgcggcgggtgctggagcttatctcaccctggacaagtcgctacctcatcgcagggcctatatAACGTAAATCATATTAAAATACTAGTCCAGTAAATAACTAATCTTTTGcgagaaaacaaaaaatattgaagTTTGTCATtgggtaaaataaattaattgaaGACTTTAAGTGGTTGATAATACATTATAGCATAACATATTAATCCCTGTATATTGTGCAAATATGCCCCTGTAAAGCACACTATAGGAATGTAAGAACTACTTGATTTTtgctatacaaacataataatcataattaatcatgtACTCTTGTTGTCTCATCACCTGTGTAAATATGACACAACAATCAGCCAGAGTGTTGGTTAGGAAAGAGCAAGAGAATCAGTATTGAGTTAATGTATAAGCTCATGTCAACACACTTAAGGCACCTGGTTGGTTCTCCAATTTCAGTGAACTTTGTACTCATTTTGCAGGGAAAAAGTCTTTATTGCCATACCATCATCTTCAACATATGAGCGAGCTACAGGAACAAAACACACAGACAACACATGACACAGAGTTTAAAGTATCTCACAGAATAACTTCTTTTCTCTAAAGGGGTTCTCTGAGGAGGGTACAGGAGCCACCAGAGGATCGTCTTTGGCATGAGCTTCACAATAGGCCATCAGGTCGGCAGCTGCTTTGGATACCTGCACGAATATTATAAAAACATCTgaaatgtgttgtttttaaacAGGGTTTGCTTTATTTTACAGTTCATGTTTGCATACTTCGTTTTAAGTTCATTATCTTTTGTATGCTAACGGGTTTTGTTGCTTTCTGAGTTCCTGCGAGGCCTGTGTCACTTtccttctatatatatatatatatatatatatatgtatatatatatatatatatatatatatatatatatatatatatatatatatatatacaccatttgattatttacagatAACTGAATTCTTGCAATCCAAATTAAATAATTTGTCTTATTTTAGCTGTAGTGTCATACAAGGTGtgcttgggtcccttttttcaggaGGACTTTAAAAATTTGACATAAGTTTTTATATTACCGCTTGCTGAAAGTCTGATAATGGGTTTAATAATGTAaccaactaaaataaaaaaaaggacttAGATTTTACAGGTTTTTGTTAACGTCCTTGTTGGTCTTGACCGCAGGGTGTAGAGACAGCAAGCaaagtgcaagtaaaaaaaaacttttattagggaaaatctatccatccattttctaccgcttattcccttcggggtcgcggggggcgctggagcctatctcagctacaatcgggcggaaggcggggtacaccctggacaagtcgccacctcatcgcagggccaacacagatagacagacaacattcacactcacattcacacacttgggccaatttttagtgttgccaatcaacctatccccaggtgcatgtctttggaggtgggaggaagccggagtacccggagggaacccacgcagtctcggggagaacatgcaaactccacacagaaagatcccgagcccgggattgaactcaggactactcaggaccttcgtattgtgaggcagatgcactaggAAAATAGTGCACAAAAATTAACAAGGCACTGAAAGCACAGAGAAAGTTATGCACCATGTTAAGGTACAAAGCCAAAACACTTGAAAGGTAGAACAAACAAAAGCCAATAATCCAGCACCGTCCTAAATAGGGCCGCCCCAGAATTTTTTTAGAGGGCACCCTCCTCCATATTACaacatttttatactttttgatcAAACTTgagtttaatttgatgcatgttttttaccacaacgaattaatgggaaatacattgttagataatattgttttgtgtgcaaaataacaatttacatttttttaaaacataaattCATAAAAAGTAGTGAGTCAACTTCAGCTGGGCTTCGAACCCAGTACCTCTATCTTACAAAACTGGCTAATACACCCGTGTAACAAAGTGGGGAAAATTGCCATTATTTTCTTAacagtgatggagcaggaagcaGCTAGGATTACATTTGcggtataaaaaaaatcatatgaagTGCTGTGTCATTTaataattaacattttatatgcgcTTCAACCCGCAAAACGGGGGCCCCCACGGATCGCGGGGCCTATTACGCACTGTAAGTCTTCTCATTCCTATAGGGCAGCCTTGGTCCTCAGAAGCCTCCTGATTAGTGTCTGCCAGCAGGTGAGTCTCTTAATTACAAACCGGGGGCAGGTGCTCAAGCCAGAAGTAAAGAGGCTGGGAAATAAAGGCAGACAGGAAGTGGACAAAAATAACAGCTCTGGGCAGGAAATCATACAAAATAGAGGAAACCAAAAACAATgtccaaactgtcatgtgagAAATTACCGTTTTTATCGCAGAAGATACCAGGGATGTGTATGAATAAAAGATGTGGCATTCACGATATGAACTATAAAACACTGAACATCAATtcaaatgtaaatgtgttttgcaaaaaacagcaaaaaagggaAAAACAACAGGATAATAAACGTGAACCTTATCAGAAAAAGCTTGCTTCTCTGTCCCTCTCCATTACACTTGCTTGGCCTGCTCTGTAAGCAGGGTTAACAATCAAATAATCAAAGCCTCGTCTTcgctgagctgctgtgacatatAGTTCCTATGATTaccataaatatatgtatgtcacTGGAAAGTGCAGCATCGTTAGTTTGAGAAGCCATTGGACCTCTCTTGATACTTCAAGATTTACGGTAAGGGCCGGTTTAAAAAGCGGGCCATAGTGCCATAATGACTTGAAATTTCTTACATAAAAATCCATTGATATAAAAAGAGCTTATTGGGCCGGAGCTTATCATGAAATTGTCTTAACTCGTTTATGTATACAATCATTAACAAAACATTTGACCTCGCTAACCACAAGCATTTTCATCCTGACCAACAGAGGGCGACATAAATGCTAATCTGCAGGTTAGCAACAGGTGCAGGCCCAGTTCATTTGTTGTGATTTGGCTTtggtatttacatgtacataccATCATCCTCTCTATGTTGACCTCCAGCTTTAATTGCTCCACCGTCTTTCGAGCATCCGCGATCTTGGCCATGTTGTGAGACATTCTGTCAGGACCGCCAGCCTGCCGCAAAACACACCCGGAGACGTGCTGAGCTTTCAGACACATAAACACATCAAGCGACAGTTCATTTTTAAATATCTGGGGCACGGCCATAGCGTCTGTTTCAATTTGCTCATTAATTCTTCGCCTTGGGTCTCAGCTGCAAGTGGCGCAGCGAGGGTCTCGGCGGAGGAGGGCAAGAGGGAGGAGGCTCCCCTGGGGGCGGGGGAGAATTGCTGTAAATACACCTAACATTACCATGTTTATAGGGCAGAAATGTTTGCACCGCAGATATATATTTCAAAACAACATAccttgaataatataaacacttgTTATACCATTTAGAGAAAACGATACAGCTTTTTTTCCGCCTGAAAATAGTTTGATTATTAAAAAAGTACACCAATACATAAAGACTTAAATAAAAACttgtttttacagatttttaggTGAAATAGAAACGATTAAATCACTCACTGTTGTGAAGTCTGCAGGAGTCGTCAGCAGCAACTTGCAGCTTGAAATGCAATGAGATTAATGAGAAAGATGAGGAGGAAAGCCTCAACAGGTTCACCCCCCCTTCAATTAATTAGTGCTGGATCTGCCCCCAGGATGGGCTCAGTGCAGCAGTGGGTGTGAGGCAACATGCCGCGCTCATCTTATTGACATATGACATAAGACTGTACAATTAATAACACACAATATGTTTGAAATTAGATTTTGCACAGAGATCATTTGACAATTATTGTGGCTATATTGAGTGGCCTTCCTAATGTAATGGAGCCATCAGTATAGAAACCAAAAATTCCAGTGagaattttgatgggcctgctatctctgCGGTGATTGAAGCTAAAAAGCACACATAATCATCAAGTTAAATGACTCTGAGttttacggctgcaaaattagctaaaatagttagcatgctaatgttaacaactGGCATATGCAAATGTTCCCAATGCCTTGACCCACCTTCAAAAATTTGGGGAAGATCGAAGCATTTGTAAGGAAGTTATAAATGTTGTACTTTTTCACCACAAGGGTGAgcaatgtttgtgttgacattaatGTCTAAATATGATCAGACCCCGACCTTAAAGCTCAATGTCAGTTTGCAAGaagagcatcatcatcatcatctaaaGTGAAGTATACACAGTTTGATGGTCGATCGCAAGGTGCAGTTTTCTCCGCCAGGCTCTGCCCACTCGGAATGGATACGAATATGTATTGATCCATACAGCACTTAAAGGttgacatcatcatcatttgtacCAATAATGATCCAGATCTGCATTTGTGGAGTCAAGTTGTTAACGTTTtgtgttttgtggcgaaccattAGATCAAAAGTTTGGCgctatgccacgcccacatcctgtCATGAGCAAAATATTttagcaatttatcatcacccatCAGATTTGTATCTTCTCTGATCACCTAGAGTGCAGTAATGAATGTTTGATAATTGATGCCGAGGGGCAGTTTTTCGACGCCAGGCTCCGCCTACTCTAAATTGGGCACTTCACGGTGTCATCATTATCATAATTTCTACCAGTTAGGATCGagattggttgagaaatgtgcaaGGAGAAGGACAAACCTAATCCATGGGCCCATTGGGGGTCTTTTTCCTGAATAGCGTCGCCTTGGTAACACGAAATTTCCCAAAAATTAAATATCGCTGTAGCCACTATCGAGACCTTTCCAACAACATAAGATATGTTGGGGTTTGTTGGCCGGTTCTACCAGCATTAATTGCGGCAGAATAAAATAGAAGAGAAAAAATAGGCCCATAATGAAGTCCAAGCAATAATAAGAtaggctgcttgcattgcacagCAGGCCCATAAATAGTGTTACATTTTTCATTGCTGAGTTCAATTTGATCATATTACTGGGTTTTGGAAAATAAACCATCACAATTTGAGAACATCAAAATGCATCAGAGCTGGAAGTTCAGGGTTTGCTACAGTCGTAGACGATGTGTACACTTGGTATTGAGGTACAATACCTTGCAGGTGCCAGGATGATGGGGATAACGGAGGGTTTGAATCAGGCCTGTCCAGACTTTTTACAGCGAGGGCTACAAACAGAAAAATTTAACtttaatacattttgtacattaaagatactaaacccaatacaatgtaggtcaatcaatatatgctaaactatATGAACAAAACAtgcacatcttagctttgtgttggaGTTAGCAAAGCAAACGAGTGTAATATCTCAAACATAACTTCTTTTAGATACCGTCATCCCTTGCCACATTGTGCTTTTGTTACGCACATTCTACCTTTTTTGGGGCcgaattaactaaaaatatcgatactacagtagtatttgccactaaatgtgaccaatcagtGCGTTGTTTAGTATCATGGCGAATGACTGCCTCAGCTTCtggaaacaaatactgtattgggtTAAATGAGTGCAAAGGTGACTGTGTGTTGTTTCATGCCTAGAGGGCTCTCATTATGTTTAAAACAACATTAAAGATTATtatatgctctagctatgaaaatgttTGATTTATAATCAACAATTATTTTCTACTTTGCAAAATTAATTTACCAGGGTCAGACTGGAACCAATTAACAACCATAAATGAGGGTTTACTCGATTTAATTTCTtcctataaaataataataataacaatgatgataAATGTTATTTGTAATGCACTTTACATTctaaagcagtgattctcaaactgtggtagtacgcgagctctatctagtggtacactaaataatcacttgattagactatagtgttttattttcctaaattcaaacacagtgttactgttcaaactgtgtaatgttacagtggccataaatattaaaaatacttgTTATATAAAACttataccttgtttttaatgactacttaggcctactcTACTACTgtgtttcaatgttggtcattatggtggtacttggagaaccaggtgttttctaaggtggtacttgataaaacaaaaaaattaaaaaaaagtttgagaaccatcttttgattgattgattgatacggaTAAGCTTCCttaaaacagataaaaacaaGATTAAACAACAATACATTTTTAGAAAATAACATACATAAAGCCACATGAAAATGTTCCAAAaagcattttgaataaaaaatattatagcATGCTTTACTAATTATTATCAATCCGCCAACTAAAACCTTTAAAATTTCTGCATCTCTAGTCCCACATACTAGTGTGAGTGCACTGAGAGCAGAGTGGGTGAAGAGTCCTGGACACAACGCtcgtgacgaggatggcggaagctgtatTTGTACCAGAAACACTCAAGTTTCTGGACGACCATCTACCATCTTAGCCACACCGCCCTATATTCTTATCCagaattttgttttgttttttgtctgtAGAATGTGttgcgggccaataaaaaacaagctgcaaGCTGCAAATGGCCCACTGCCGCACTGTGGACACCACTCATTTAAATGATGACATTGTGGGAGCAGACAGTTATTTCACACAGCACCAGGGGGCAAAGGTGCAGTGTTGTGAGGTTGAAATGTCAGATGCCTCATTAACATTTGTTTCCGCTATTAATTGGTCTCTCTCTGTGGATAATCTATTGTGCAGCAGGAAATGACAAAAGCTGTTTCAATGCTGTTTATAAGGGGCCACAAGATCAAATAAAATATCATGTTATTGTGCTTGTTTCAACATTACATTTGACTATATGTCCCTGACTTTGTTGTAAATGTACTAATTGAGTATTTTTTCAATTATACTTTAAATGAGATACCTCTGAATGTATATGTTCTACTTTAGACAGTACACTAGACCAGAGTCATGTATAGAGAAAGTATGGACAACTCAGtttcagacaatatttattttaattgaagAGGTTTTTTTACCATGTAAACATGCGGCATGGGGACGCTCCACTCGCCAAAAAATGCGGGAAGCATTTGCATCATATCGAAGAAAAATGTTGGAAAGTAAAGCTTAGCCGCGAAGGCTCGAGTGCCAATGAATGACAGCAGTATCTTGTGCAAGGTAAGCAAGCATACATGGGAAACATGGTATATGTCACTCTCAGTAAAACTGAATTAATACACTTTGCCTGACAACATTTTGCTTCTAAATTCCACATATTCTGCATGTGTGCATCAGGAAGCCATGCAGACTCGCCCCAACAAAACatatgaaaaatatttatttaaaaaaaacgaaagtaaAAGAACAGTCATGTATAGGACAATGATTACAAACAGTACAATGGAGGcagacaccacagttgacatacctCACACAAACGTCATAATTACTGTATAATTGTTGGTCCAACACTAATAagaagcagcggtggccgtgcccgggaatcattttggtgatttaacccccaattccaacacttgatgctgagtgccaagcagggaggtaatgggttccatttgcagaggtgggaccaagtcattgctttgcaagtcacaagtaagtctcaagtctttgccctcaagtctcgagtcaagtcccgagtcaagacaggcaagtcccgagtcaagtccaaag
This Entelurus aequoreus isolate RoL-2023_Sb linkage group LG05, RoL_Eaeq_v1.1, whole genome shotgun sequence DNA region includes the following protein-coding sequences:
- the LOC133649799 gene encoding guanine nucleotide-binding protein G(I)/G(S)/G(O) subunit gamma-8-like isoform X2 produces the protein MSHNMAKIADARKTVEQLKLEVNIERMMVSKAAADLMAYCEAHAKDDPLVAPVPSSENPFREKKLFCEIL
- the LOC133649799 gene encoding guanine nucleotide-binding protein G(I)/G(S)/G(O) subunit gamma-8-like isoform X1 codes for the protein MAVPQIFKNELSLDVFMCLKAQHVSGCVLRQAGGPDRMSHNMAKIADARKTVEQLKLEVNIERMMVSKAAADLMAYCEAHAKDDPLVAPVPSSENPFREKKLFCEIL